In the genome of Lathyrus oleraceus cultivar Zhongwan6 chromosome 4, CAAS_Psat_ZW6_1.0, whole genome shotgun sequence, the window agactacatggagttagaaggctaaactacctcagtggtgtactAACCACACTccaaaacaaagcaaaagcaagctagaagcggctaatgtacctgtacaaaagtcaaacaagtcaatatcttattcagacaaatcaaacagtcaacaacagtgttacaaccaatatgtaCACAAGGCAAATCCTATGCGTAAAcaactcaaatgagttcatcaccaagggacctacaacacaacaaaggttagtggacaaagtaacttgcatctcaagtcatgagatcacatcaatcattagggctaattgcttgaacctgaaatgcaaagctcaaaaggtaagtacaaaccactagtgcaaagactaggctcaaaggcaaagcaaaaagtcaaaacagaagttgatattcaacatgaaacacatttattcaagtaagaacatgtcctgAAAAGGACCAGActcaaatcataaggcaaaggcTTCAAGTGCACAAGATAAGGCAAAGAGCacacaatgtggtcacaattgGACATGcaaatgagaaaatgcacattaaatcagaaacacatccaatgatcatgaaatgtTTTATGTGAATTCAACATGTTATGGACAAGCATCATAAAAAAATTTAGGACCAGAAGAGATCGAATGgcatgtcaatgaaaatgaacaagatcaacatccaaatgtgtgacacacattgtcacaccatacattcatgtgtctaaaacagagatgaaatattctaaaaatgccaaaccaattttcaaaaatcaggcaacatgttaggatcaagcatgttaaatttcaaggcaattggagaaagtatgagcatttcacaagccaattggtacaacatgtcacattttgtACCATGTTCAATCAAGCAAGCATATTCAGAATtccagcaatgataaaatcagaAAAATCACACCACAAATTAATAGACATCCATACAATCATGTGGAaaaaaattgcattcaatttggacaagtttgctattttttatgaattttggaaattgataaaaatatttgaaataaacATGAAATAAATGTTGAAAATGGAATTTGAAGTGAAATCAGCATTGTGCTCTCAACCAGACTTGAACTCATGCGCCTAGGGTCAATGGAGCGCTTCATGAATTAAATTTACAAACGCGCCTGGCAGGAATTGAACACAGGACCAAGGGATTCAAACAAGCGTTCAGAAAAAATCAAATGGAATAAAACAAATGCGCGCGCCAGGACTCGAACCAGCGCCTGGACGGTTCATGAGCGCCTggccaaaacgacgtcgtttcagAGCTAACCCTAGCCAATCAACAGGCGGTGgcggacggtggtttccaccgtcttctccggccgtctccgGCGGAGCGCCACCGTCACCAAATGCAGAATTTAACAAAAtatatatcgttggaaagctcTCACAACGAGGATCACGAATCCACAAATATCTAAGCCTAAATCATCACCTATTTTCTGGATCGAAGGCGAGAAGTTTCAtgcatcaaactttaaatcactatatctcactcaattttcatccaaattcaacaatatttatatcagaattctcagtgATGAAAGATCTATAAGATCATGGCAATAGAATGGCAaattatgagattcgaattttTACCAACCTGAACTTGCAGTGACCAAATCCTTGTGGTTAAGCCTTCTCCAGCTCCAGATCTCCTTCTccactcttgttatgaagctttggATATGAATTGACACTTGAATTGATCTGGATCTAGCTGAAATTCAaacttccatgttcatgttcatgtgtTGAAGGTGCACGAATCTTGATCAATTTCTTCAATCCAAgccttgattcttcatcaatcatacaagataaaccagaatatgcaataatattaatgagttatgtgaagaaaattcaagtttcaattgagagaatttttggagggaaaaccaatttctagatctagaatgtgaaaactgatccaattctgttatgattagccttaTATACTCCTCCTTAATCATGTTGAAATTAAGTTTAAGTATGGCTAATGAAAAATTAACAAAATATGGAGTGTGATGCaaaatttctagatctagaatgtgaaaactgatccaattctgttatgattagccttaTATACTCCTCCTTAATCATGTTGAAATTAAGTTTAAGCATGGCTAATGAAAAATTAACAAAATATGGAGTGTGATGCAAAATTGGTAAGtgcaccttatgcatggcaaaatggacgtgaacagtgccatgtgagtgtgtaaaatcattaaaaatcagttcatgaacacaattggattggaattaagcatgtatgatgcaccaaatttgaattaggcattttccctccaaaatactcatgcatggacaaatgatcatgtgatggtatttcatgcaatgcaatgatggatttggaaaatataggtcatgagaagcattttgcaaaaagggtggctcaaattggagttttggatcaaaagttatggcactttgaagttccatgcacaccttgcaatcatttgttcataacacctcaaccattcatcagatgctcatgatcttggactttttgaaaagaggagggaaagatcttcaacttttatgttgaccaaaaattcatttgaagcttctttgatgttggaaagtcaagttgaatgtggtccaaaacttgccatttttggaaacttgaaattacaggtcactttccatttttggaaacttttgatttgacttcaaaatcttcaaggtagatgtttgacatgatgaataggcctattttggacatgaatgaagtgtctcaaaccatttccccAACTTctagcccttagttgactttatagttgacttgtatgggcctcagatgacctgaaaatgcactgatgactttgggCCTCTTCCACCTGgtaaagttgcttcaaaatgaaaccctagcttatgTAAGCTCTTCAAAATAATCAtgtgatcttcatcatcaacaaatacctcatttccttgagaaaccctggttgaaagaatgcaattgattagggttgaccagaggtcaaaaccctaatccaaaggaacctAAGCATGAACAATGGAGCCCTTAAagatgacataaccatgatgatggtgatgtacccttgccaacaagataatactcaacctctttgagggatcaggaaaccctaactgaagtgccaaccctcagatggttgatcatcaattcacATAGACCCTCAAGCTTGAACCAGACAACTTCTtcatcttctgagaaagactttggaggatggCCTGCTTATTTCAGATGATATGCAACAATGaaaatgcctaatgtcctaaaacatgaaatgcaaaatgctaaactagtcccaataagaggagggcaaattttgaggtgttacacccaCCAGTTTTGACTTTGACAAATCTAAGGGTAAAGGATTGGTCAAAATCAACTTTTCCTTTACTTCAATTAAGTCTTCTTATTTTTCTTTGGACACACTATATCCTAAAGAAATTTGTGCCAAATCATTGGCCCCTTGGTTTTCGACTCTAGGGATATGTTTAATGTCAACTTCATCAAATATTTTCAACAATGTACTTGCTTTTACAAAGTACATCAGTAAATTCTCCTTGATGCATttatatcttttgttagttgttTAACAACCAACTATGAATCACCTTTAATCTTGACTCCTTTTGCCCCCAAGTATAAAAGGATCTTAAGGCATGCAATTAAGGCTGCATACTTGAGCTCATTGTTTAAGCAACAACCTTTGATTCTAAATTTAAACTTAGTTGGAATCCATTTAAGAGAAATAATAAGAATTCCAATACTAGTTCCATGTTTATGTCTGGAACCATCAAAGTATAACTTCCAAGGTTTTAAGATAACATAACTCTGTGTTACTTTGACTATTGCATGATCAATAATAAAGGCAGTCACAACTTGGCCTTTCACAACACTTAAAGGTGCATAAGTTAAAGAATATTCGGTTAAAGACAGAGCacatttcccaattcgactatgtaaaataggTTTCGACAACATGTGCTTAATAACATCAAAATGGGAATACATAAAAATTCGTTGGATTTATATAATATTTCAATTTAGTACATGAGAAATACAAACACATACACAAATTTTCTATGGgactatacctagtttctgcatcatttaaaaCTCAACTAAGgtaataaatggctctttcgacacCATCATCATCCTCTTGGGCTGATTGAACGTGTGTGAACCGTAAGTGCATGATTGTGTCAAGTAGTAAAAAGTATCGATCCCAGAGAGATAGATATGATTACCAATTCTTACTTCAACTGTGTTTATCTAAAGTGATCGAAATTGGTTTGTTTGATTGAAAATTTAAATTGAAATTAAGAAATAATAAGAAGCATGAATAGGATTATGATCATCCTTCAAAATTTCCCCCTAAGATTATTCATGTTTGAATTGCAAGAAGTTGTAAGCTAGTTTTGTAGAAAATTAGATAAAAATATGTAACACCCACTTTCGTGGCGTGCGCATCTAAACGTGTTTCAGACACAAATATGTGTATCAATCAAGAGCGTATGCCTTGTCATGTGACACTGAATTCTTGATTGTTTCTCAAATAAGATCAAGTCGCCTTGTCAGTGGGACCTCAAACTCAGTTGTTTAATAATTTGCATTCGGATGTCGAATCATTATATTTCAAAACATGATCGACATTTGTATTGACTTTGCTTTCGCAACCAACATAAACATGGATTGGCATTCAAATTCTAAAACAAGCTGCATATTTATCCAAAACATTATGAATTACTTTAATATACCTAATGTCACCTCTGAAAAATACCATTATGTTATCAGCATATAAAGTATGGGAAGGCATATTTACTTCATAGTTCCATTCATATGCAAGACTTTAGAGGTAGCCATAAGTTGAGATATGTTTATACTATAAACTTCTTCTGCAAGGAAAAATATAAGAGGTGAGAGAGGGTCACTCTATCAGTAAATCCAAACTTATTATTCTAGTGCTTTGTGAGAAAGAAAGCCTGCTAGTCATTATAAAAAATGGTCACAAGATCTAAAGTTATCTTACATATGCACTAAAGGCTAGGTATAAAATTCCCTTGTGGTTTAGGGCAAACGTTTTGAGGTTAAGTTTGAAAAGTTAATTTCTAGGAAAGCTAAAGTAGGTCATCCATGGCTCTGCAATAAGAACAAATTTTGGTTTATTAACAATGATTAGCCTTTTGAGGGCTAATTTAGTTGGGGAATTAGCTATACCTCTTACATTCCAAAATATGCACTTCATAAGGAAATGTTAGGGTTACTAGAGTTGTATCTagtatttttttttgtatttgaTCTATTTTGTTTTCCTTTTAGATAACACAAGTTTGAATCCATCTTATGGTGTATTGTCCTAGTTTTGTAATTGATCATCTACATGTTCAACCATATATTCCCAAGATTTTTCAAGGAATTCCTGCATTTTTGCACCCTCAACCAAAGCTTGGGAGTCAGGTACACTTTCCTCAACCTAAGTGCACTACTGCAAAATAGACTTTTCGTAACACCCATTTTACAACAGTCGTCCTGTGAACCGTGGTAATAATTTTTTCTTGGGTGCTTTTTTTTATATTTACTAAAAGATATTTCACCATGGTCATAGGTACCAACCGTGGTGAAAAGGAATCCTAGCACCTAAAGTTTTGCTTAAAGTATCCGTTGTGATAGGTTGAAACCtacaattttttatttatttaactTTAAGCCACTTTATATAAACATGTTTATTaagtttcttcaccatttttaAACAAATATTTACTGTCCATTTAATGAGTATCAACGCTCAAGACACTACCATTAGTTATCTGCGTGAAACCTAAAACTTAtatgaacttccaacttagacGAACTTCATCTTCTACCTGCAAACATCTTCTTCCATTTACGAAACTCTATTTTTCCATCAAACCAAGCTCGAAAACATCATTTTTTCCATAAATAAAAATCCAAAATATCATTTCTTTCACTAACAAATTTCAGAATTCCATCACCTATTCTCCAACTTGAATGAGACAAGGAAAACATGGACTCAAGTTAGCAATGTTAGTTTTTGTTTTTCTTCTTGTTCTTGTTCTTTTTTtattcttgttgttcttgtcgttgttattattgttattgttgttgtcattatttttgttgttgttgttgttgttgttgttcttcttcttcttcttcttcttcttcttcttcttcttcttgttattgttgttgtgtttgttgttgttattgttctTGTCGTTCTTGTTATagttcttgttgttcttgtttttgttcttgttgttgttcttgttgttgttgttcttgttgttgttctactatatttttttattattaaaagACATATAACAACGGTTGTTTAAAGTAACCATTGTGATAGGTTGATACATACAACAACAATTGTTTAAAGTAATTATTGTGGTAGATAGTGCACTACTTGACTTATAATCATGGTGGCACGACCGTGGTGGAGAGCACCATTCATACAATCACATCTTACCTCACAATATTTAGTCCAACTGTTGTGATATGTGTTTTTCGTAGTACTGGTGACACCCACAAATTCATTGTCTAAGCTTCCATCAGTGTCTAAAAATTCAATATTTTAAGTCTCCTTAATGAAAATCAAGTTGGTATGTTCCTCAAAATAATTATCCACACCATTTGTTTCTCCAACATGTTTGCTACCATGTGTTTCATGTTGTTTTTCTTCAACAAGTCATTTGAGATATGGTCTTTTCAAGTCTTTTCTCTTCCACTAGGGCATGTACTTATTTTGTTCCCTTTGTAACCTTTGAGCTAACTTTGCCAATGTTATTATCCATTTGAATTTCCTTTCTTCGACAATTACCATATGAGTGCTCAATGCAAGTGCAATAATGATAAAACTTCGGGACTTTCTCATAAATAATTTCAACAAAGAAAGCAAAGCCAAACCTTTCCACCAGAATTTTGTAATTGAATTCCTCAACCAAGTCTAAGTCAACTAGAACTCTCACATAATGACCAAAAGCTCTGACAAAAGTAGATTTATTTGATGCAAAATCAATGCATATTGGCGTTCCAATACTACTAGCAATTGTGAAGATGATTTTAGGTCGTCAACATTTATGCGACAAACCATATATCCAAAGGAAACGAAGTCTCTTGTCCAAAGGAATAACTTCAAAATCCCTGGGTTTAGAACACTAACCGAACGAACGGGATGAACATTTTCCAAACAGGAGAAGGAAAATTCTAAAAAAAACCTTCCCAAAAGAAGTAATGCCACATTTACCTATGGATTTCCGAAGTTTAGATAGCTTGTGGCACAAGCTAACTACAGTTAGCGGAGAAGATCCGTTCGACCAAACAACCGTTTCACGAAGGTTATGCTTACAAGCTTCCACATTCAGTTTGTATTCATCTTCTAGGATTGAAATAGTGAGTTTATCTTCCTTCCTTCCCACAAGGAATCAGAAGTTGACTTTGAGAAATATTATATATGTTATTAATCGCATCAACGAAAGACTTTACCACCACCGCAAGATTCAATGCTTTAGTGGTGGATGTCATTATCAGGGAGCTCATTTTCAGAAACAACGTTTGAATAGACGCCACTAAAACAGGGACGAGATGAACAAACTAGTAGAAGAAAAGAGTGAAAAGGAACACTCAAACTTAAATAACCTCGCTACAAATTTACTTCGTTCAATctaaattaatcataaaacacAATCAAATTAAATTTATTCAAATCCTTAATAGTTAAAAAAAAAGATATTATTTCAAATCAGCCTCTTTACAAACGGCAACAAAGCATCACCATTTAAAACTCTTTCACTCACAAATTAGATCCGAAATCAAGAATGTTAGCTTATGATATTTCCTATCCAATTTATAATCcaattttaataataaaaattcaaTCAGAACCAAATAAATTCCTATGACCCATCCTTCTAATTATGTTTTATCTCTACCAAAAAAACTCTTACAATCTTTTTCTCACCTCACACTAATCCAACTATCTGATTCCGACCAACTAACTGGCATCTCAACCGTCACAAGCTGCCGAAGTCGATTTGATACCGAACAAGAACAAGAAACAAAATCCCATTGACACGATTCCTCAAATTCCGGGAAACTTGGAGTTGAATCACCAACACTTGAAACCCAATCACTAAAATCAAAGTGATTTCTCGGTGATGAGTCATTAGCATTCTTCCCTTCTTCAATAAAAGGATGATTCAAAAACATCTCAGCCGTCCATCTTTTTCTTGGATCCTTAACAAAACATTTCTCAACAAAATCTTTTCCTTCTTTTGATAAATCTTCGGGTATCATCGGTGATTCTTCTCCGGCACCAATTTTAAGCAACAAGGACCACATAGATGAATCTTTCTCCACATTCCAAGCTGGTTTTCCAGTCACCATCTCCACCACCGCACATCCAAGTGCCCAAATATCCGCCGGAGACTCATTTTCTCCGTAGTTCACCGATTCCGGCGACATAAACAGTGGAGTTCCCCTGCATTCAAATCTCTCATTAACACTCTGTTCTTCCCCTGTTTTTTTCGCAAGACCAAAATCAGCGATTTTGATTTCACCATCGCGGAATACAAGA includes:
- the LOC127074448 gene encoding mitogen-activated protein kinase kinase kinase 20 yields the protein MDWVRGESVGRGSFATVHLVIPKATSNFTLFPSPTAVKTSEVSTSYSLKNEKHVLDRLGSCQQIISCFGDDYTFENGHEYYNLFLEYASAGTLADQVKLHGGRIPEQNIRGYTRSIVEGLNHIHSNGFVHCDVKLQNILVFRDGEIKIADFGLAKKTGEEQSVNERFECRGTPLFMSPESVNYGENESPADIWALGCAVVEMVTGKPAWNVEKDSSMWSLLLKIGAGEESPMIPEDLSKEGKDFVEKCFVKDPRKRWTAEMFLNHPFIEEGKNANDSSPRNHFDFSDWVSSVGDSTPSFPEFEESCQWDFVSCSCSVSNRLRQLVTVEMPVSWSESDSWISVR